One genomic region from Vibrio cyclitrophicus encodes:
- the tilS gene encoding tRNA lysidine(34) synthetase TilS yields MTHLIKTFTSALHQSALKPSRLIVAFSGGVDSRVLLELAAQYAQTHDIECRAVHVHHGLSENADYWVERCQAWCDVLSVSLAVERVSLDLNSGESVEKLARDARYKAFEQHVRSGDVLVTGQHIDDQLETFLLALKRGSGPKGLSSMAKIMPFGKAFMLRPLLSVTRSDIETSAHNMGLTWVEDESNQDLRYDRNFIRHQVTPTLIERWPSFRESVSRSAQLCAEQEFLLDELLESHFQQALRGSKSLSLSLSIEALSQHSDLLRARLLRMWLNHCNQPMPSQKQLKLIWDEVACAQADANPKLVLNDVEIRRFNNQLYLVQDTQDLSSWQSDISAEGSLVLPDGLGELHLSSAMSEGVSSNRDLQSFSLSDKSVTLRVIFNPEGLSAHPVGRGHSRKLKKLFQEYQVPSWLRRRTPILMDGDRVIAVLGLFVDKNYEGQDCEALWSK; encoded by the coding sequence ATGACTCACTTAATCAAAACCTTTACATCGGCACTTCATCAAAGCGCACTTAAGCCTAGTAGATTGATCGTGGCTTTCAGTGGCGGTGTTGATTCTCGAGTTTTGTTAGAGTTAGCGGCACAGTACGCGCAAACGCATGACATTGAGTGTCGTGCGGTACATGTTCACCATGGCCTAAGCGAAAACGCCGACTACTGGGTAGAACGATGCCAAGCATGGTGTGATGTGTTGTCGGTATCTTTGGCTGTAGAGCGAGTATCATTAGATCTTAATAGTGGCGAGAGCGTTGAAAAGCTTGCGCGAGACGCTCGATATAAAGCTTTTGAGCAGCATGTCAGATCGGGTGATGTGTTAGTCACGGGTCAGCACATTGATGACCAACTTGAGACTTTCTTGTTAGCGTTAAAACGTGGAAGTGGCCCAAAAGGACTCTCTTCTATGGCGAAGATTATGCCGTTTGGGAAAGCTTTCATGCTTCGTCCTCTGCTGTCGGTGACCCGCTCAGATATTGAAACATCAGCTCATAATATGGGTTTAACTTGGGTCGAAGATGAGAGTAATCAAGACCTGCGCTATGACCGTAATTTTATTCGTCACCAAGTTACGCCGACATTAATTGAACGATGGCCTAGTTTTCGAGAGTCGGTCAGTCGCAGCGCTCAACTGTGCGCAGAACAAGAGTTTCTACTCGATGAACTGCTTGAGTCTCACTTTCAGCAAGCTTTGAGGGGCAGTAAGAGCCTAAGCCTAAGCCTAAGCATTGAGGCCTTATCTCAGCATTCTGATTTACTGCGCGCACGCTTGCTAAGAATGTGGTTGAACCATTGCAATCAACCTATGCCGAGCCAAAAGCAGCTAAAACTTATTTGGGATGAGGTAGCCTGCGCTCAGGCAGATGCCAATCCTAAGCTGGTGTTGAATGATGTTGAGATTAGGCGTTTTAATAACCAGCTCTATTTGGTACAAGACACCCAAGATTTGTCGAGCTGGCAAAGTGATATTTCAGCGGAAGGTAGCTTAGTTCTGCCTGATGGTTTAGGGGAGCTACACTTAAGTTCAGCGATGAGTGAGGGCGTATCTAGCAACCGTGATTTGCAAAGCTTTAGTTTGTCGGATAAAAGCGTAACACTAAGGGTGATTTTTAATCCGGAAGGATTATCGGCTCACCCTGTTGGACGCGGGCATAGCAGAAAGCTTAAGAAGCTCTTTCAAGAGTATCAGGTACCAAGTTGGTTACGACGTCGAACACCAATATTAATGGATGGTGATCGAGTGATCGCAGTTTTAGGCTTATTCGTAGATAAAAACTACGAAGGTCAAGATTGTGAAGCGCTTTGGAGCAAGTAA
- a CDS encoding IS4 family transposase: MLSHWLIDVDDFANPESLSLFQKDLPLDWINQALSETNKASMRRRKLPAELVVWLVVGIGLYRDRPITDVLDKLDLKLSNSLGESIAPSAIPQARKRLTAKPLESLFSITAKHWTQSEDAGDKWNGLSLFSIDGTQFRTHDNPSLAEHYQYVYYRKDRHTEYPIVRMCALTSLRSRLIHDVAFGESSKGEISYAKDLISSAVPNSLTIFDRCYLSAELMLNWQREHGTSHWMTPIKSNVKYETIEQLDDDGRDLIVEMKVSPQARKQDPSLPETWKARLALYPDDGEQQPNHIQGLLTSLTDRKYSLKSLLDVYFERWEIEKSYGEIKHDMLEDEILLRSQSVEGVKQEVWGILIAYNLIRLEISRIAKEAEVSPLRISFTMALRDIQDELMWCAIASPGSIPKKLRAMRERVKRYILPEKQKRPKGRTVRFSKTRYTVRSKHLK; the protein is encoded by the coding sequence ATGCTGTCACACTGGTTAATCGATGTTGACGATTTTGCTAATCCAGAATCTCTTTCTTTGTTCCAAAAAGACCTTCCGCTAGATTGGATAAACCAAGCTTTATCTGAAACGAACAAAGCGAGTATGCGTCGTAGAAAGTTACCTGCCGAACTTGTTGTATGGTTAGTCGTTGGTATTGGTCTCTATCGAGATAGACCGATTACCGATGTACTCGATAAACTCGACCTCAAATTGTCTAACTCATTGGGTGAGTCTATTGCACCTAGTGCGATTCCCCAGGCGAGAAAGCGCCTCACCGCTAAACCTTTAGAGTCATTATTCTCAATCACAGCAAAGCACTGGACACAGTCGGAAGATGCGGGTGATAAATGGAATGGTTTGAGCCTATTTTCAATTGATGGCACACAGTTTAGAACGCACGATAACCCAAGCTTAGCTGAGCATTATCAATATGTTTACTACCGAAAAGACAGGCACACTGAATATCCAATCGTTCGAATGTGCGCACTCACATCCCTACGGAGTCGACTTATTCATGATGTGGCTTTTGGGGAAAGTTCTAAAGGTGAAATTAGCTATGCAAAAGATTTAATTTCATCAGCTGTCCCGAATTCATTGACCATTTTTGACCGTTGCTACCTGAGCGCAGAGCTTATGCTTAACTGGCAACGAGAGCATGGGACAAGTCACTGGATGACGCCCATAAAGTCGAATGTGAAGTATGAAACCATCGAGCAACTCGATGATGATGGGCGAGATCTGATTGTAGAGATGAAAGTCTCTCCACAAGCTAGAAAGCAAGACCCGAGCCTCCCGGAAACGTGGAAAGCGAGGCTGGCTCTATACCCCGATGATGGTGAACAACAACCCAATCATATACAAGGGCTGCTGACTTCTCTAACAGATAGAAAATACAGTTTAAAATCATTATTAGACGTGTACTTCGAAAGGTGGGAAATCGAGAAGAGTTATGGCGAGATTAAGCATGACATGCTTGAAGATGAAATTCTGCTCCGCAGTCAATCTGTAGAGGGTGTAAAGCAAGAGGTATGGGGTATCCTTATCGCGTATAACTTAATCCGTCTGGAGATTAGCCGAATAGCAAAAGAGGCAGAAGTCTCACCACTTAGGATAAGCTTTACGATGGCACTTCGAGATATTCAAGATGAGCTAATGTGGTGTGCTATCGCTTCTCCAGGTTCTATTCCCAAAAAGCTGCGAGCTATGAGAGAGCGAGTGAAACGTTATATTTTGCCCGAAAAACAAAAACGGCCCAAAGGTAGGACCGTTCGTTTTAGTAAGACTCGCTACACTGTGCGATCTAAACACCTTAAATGA
- a CDS encoding YIP1 family protein, producing MNPSSNPLVMLLDIFRSPTACFLALYQRSAWGWQPYVVLILSPFLFWGAYFSNVDFAWLSSELSQQLAETNPDQLALLDSNTLLASEIISDVFGRTLSIALLAFWFNLATKPSQHQHSYWRWFAASSVVMFPAVLGDVASYASLLLKHGQVMSYAADLNSLNGLIKLPLTNDWSQFASSLPLLLPWYIVLGYAAVLTWTEFERGQALVISGLPWVGYYLIWALYILIF from the coding sequence ATGAACCCGTCAAGCAACCCACTCGTCATGCTGTTGGATATTTTCCGTTCACCAACGGCTTGTTTCTTAGCGCTTTATCAACGAAGTGCTTGGGGATGGCAACCCTACGTCGTATTAATACTCAGCCCATTTTTATTTTGGGGTGCCTATTTTTCAAATGTAGATTTTGCATGGTTAAGTTCAGAATTGTCACAGCAACTGGCTGAAACTAATCCTGACCAATTGGCGTTACTTGACAGCAATACTCTACTCGCGAGCGAAATCATCAGTGATGTATTTGGCCGTACACTAAGCATTGCTCTGTTGGCATTCTGGTTTAACCTCGCAACAAAGCCAAGCCAACATCAGCATAGTTACTGGAGATGGTTTGCCGCTTCATCGGTTGTGATGTTCCCTGCGGTTTTAGGTGATGTAGCAAGCTACGCAAGCCTACTCCTCAAACATGGACAGGTGATGAGCTACGCCGCTGACTTGAACAGCTTAAACGGCTTAATCAAGTTACCACTAACCAATGACTGGTCACAGTTCGCGAGCTCATTACCGCTTTTGTTACCTTGGTACATCGTGCTAGGTTATGCAGCAGTGCTGACGTGGACTGAATTTGAACGCGGACAAGCACTGGTCATCTCTGGTTTGCCATGGGTTGGTTACTACCTAATCTGGGCTCTCTACATTTTAATATTCTAA
- the rnhA gene encoding ribonuclease HI yields MTKQVEIFTDGSCLGNPGPGGYGIVLRYKKVEKTLAEGFTLTTNNRMEMLAAVVALQTLKEPCSVILTTDSQYVRQGITQWIHNWKKRDWKTADKKPVKNADLWQRLDKETARHTVDWRWVKGHAGHRENEMCDDLARTAAENPTQEDTGYQPS; encoded by the coding sequence ATGACGAAACAAGTTGAAATTTTCACTGATGGTTCTTGTTTAGGTAACCCTGGTCCGGGTGGCTATGGTATCGTACTTCGCTACAAAAAAGTCGAAAAGACACTAGCAGAAGGCTTCACGCTAACAACCAATAACCGTATGGAAATGCTCGCCGCTGTTGTTGCTCTCCAAACCCTCAAAGAGCCTTGCTCTGTGATTTTGACCACCGATAGCCAATACGTACGCCAAGGTATCACACAGTGGATTCACAACTGGAAAAAGCGAGATTGGAAAACAGCTGATAAGAAACCTGTTAAAAACGCCGATCTTTGGCAAAGGCTTGATAAAGAAACTGCTCGTCACACCGTTGATTGGCGCTGGGTAAAAGGACATGCGGGACACAGAGAAAACGAAATGTGTGATGACCTAGCGCGAACTGCGGCTGAGAATCCAACTCAAGAGGATACTGGTTATCAACCAAGCTAA
- a CDS encoding LysM peptidoglycan-binding domain-containing protein, with protein MRVKYSWALVLLLSGCQLTQSENPDQASEQTNTSPTKEVSQTNVSSEATKEESKVEAPIVTPQTQEDVWKRIAMQLEMEVPDEKKVDYYRTWYLKHPSHLKTVSQRAEPFLYLITTKIEEKGLPLELALLPVVESSFDAFAYSHGSAAGLWQFISGTGKDYGLEQNFWYDGRRDVAASTDAALDFLSDLNRRFDGDWNHAIAAYNSGGGRVNSAIRKNKKLGKPIDFFSLDLPKETSSYVPKLLALADVIANQEKYGIDIPAIPNKPVLTLVNPDEQLDLAIAASYAGIPVKELQGYNPAYNQWATAPEKHQQLLLPLSSVEKFNKEVAANKGKGMKLVRYKVQSGDSISVLASKYSTTSKVIRSANGMSNNNIRIGQHLLIPTSTKDDKTYALSASNRLANTQSKSRGQYKLSHTVKSGDSLWTIARANKVSHQSLAKWNGMGPRDTLRVGQELVIWKNSSDGSIIRTVFYNVRSGDTVSGIASKFKVKSADVVKWNTLQNKKYLQPGQKLKLYVDVTKVSV; from the coding sequence ATGCGAGTTAAGTACAGCTGGGCTTTGGTATTACTACTTTCTGGTTGCCAATTAACTCAGTCAGAGAATCCAGACCAAGCTTCCGAGCAAACCAACACATCTCCTACTAAAGAAGTTTCTCAAACGAACGTTTCATCAGAAGCGACCAAAGAAGAATCCAAAGTTGAAGCACCTATCGTTACTCCACAAACACAAGAAGATGTTTGGAAACGCATTGCGATGCAACTTGAAATGGAAGTACCCGACGAAAAGAAAGTCGACTACTACCGAACTTGGTATCTAAAACACCCTAGTCACCTCAAAACCGTCTCACAACGTGCTGAACCTTTTCTTTATCTGATTACGACGAAGATTGAAGAAAAAGGGTTGCCATTAGAATTGGCACTATTGCCCGTTGTAGAAAGTTCTTTTGATGCGTTTGCCTACTCTCATGGCAGTGCTGCAGGACTATGGCAATTCATTTCTGGCACCGGCAAAGACTACGGGCTAGAACAGAACTTCTGGTATGACGGTCGTCGTGACGTAGCCGCTTCTACCGATGCGGCATTGGATTTCCTTTCGGACCTAAATAGACGCTTTGATGGCGATTGGAACCATGCGATTGCGGCCTACAATAGTGGTGGCGGTCGAGTAAACAGCGCAATTCGTAAGAACAAGAAACTAGGTAAACCAATCGACTTCTTCTCTCTAGATTTACCAAAAGAGACCAGCAGCTATGTTCCTAAGCTACTCGCGCTGGCTGATGTAATCGCAAATCAAGAGAAATATGGAATTGATATTCCAGCTATTCCTAACAAACCCGTATTAACTCTGGTGAACCCAGATGAACAGCTCGATCTCGCGATTGCTGCTAGCTACGCAGGTATTCCAGTTAAAGAACTGCAAGGCTACAATCCGGCTTATAACCAGTGGGCGACGGCACCAGAAAAACATCAGCAATTATTGCTTCCTCTAAGCTCTGTTGAGAAGTTCAACAAAGAAGTGGCAGCTAATAAAGGCAAAGGTATGAAATTGGTGCGCTATAAAGTGCAATCTGGCGATAGCATCAGCGTACTGGCGAGTAAATACAGCACCACCAGTAAAGTGATTCGCTCTGCAAACGGGATGAGCAACAACAATATCCGTATTGGTCAGCACCTGCTTATCCCAACCTCAACCAAAGACGACAAAACATATGCACTAAGCGCTTCAAACCGCCTAGCTAACACACAGTCGAAGAGTCGCGGCCAATATAAGCTCAGTCATACAGTAAAAAGTGGTGACAGCTTATGGACGATTGCGCGCGCAAACAAAGTCTCTCACCAATCGCTGGCTAAGTGGAATGGTATGGGGCCACGCGACACACTTCGAGTTGGTCAAGAACTGGTCATCTGGAAGAATAGTTCAGACGGCTCTATCATCCGCACTGTCTTCTATAACGTAAGATCAGGTGACACAGTCAGCGGTATTGCATCAAAGTTCAAAGTAAAAAGTGCAGATGTTGTAAAATGGAACACTTTGCAGAACAAGAAATACCTACAGCCAGGACAAAAACTGAAGCTGTATGTTGATGTAACTAAGGTAAGTGTATGA
- a CDS encoding c-type cytochrome — protein sequence MKKITLGLVIGFGLLSGNALAGDVAAGQAKAAICAACHGADGIAVIPGYPNLKGQNEQYIVSSINAYKTKQRNGGLAAVMQAQASMLSDDDIANLAAYYASLK from the coding sequence ATGAAGAAAATTACACTAGGATTAGTTATTGGATTTGGACTATTGAGTGGTAATGCTCTGGCAGGGGATGTTGCCGCAGGTCAAGCTAAAGCCGCAATCTGTGCAGCATGTCATGGTGCAGATGGAATCGCTGTCATCCCCGGTTACCCGAATCTCAAGGGACAAAATGAACAGTATATTGTGTCATCAATTAACGCGTACAAAACAAAGCAACGTAATGGCGGCTTAGCAGCTGTAATGCAAGCTCAAGCTTCAATGTTAAGTGATGATGATATCGCGAACCTAGCTGCTTACTATGCAAGCCTTAAATAA
- the dnaQ gene encoding DNA polymerase III subunit epsilon: MNTSSTPEQSTNEKNSSNENKRIVVLDTETTGMNTEGGPHYMGHRIVEIGAVEIINRRLTGRHFHVYIKPDRAIQEEAIGVHGITDEFLIDKPEYQDIHKEFLDFIKGAELVAHNAPFDTGFMDYEFEKLNPAIGKTDDYCKVTDTLAMAKKIFPGKRNNLDILCDRYGIDNSHRTLHGALLDAEILADVYLLMTGGQTSLQFNAGQQEGEAESIRRVESGRKSLKVLRATADEVEAHQNRLDLVEKSGSCLWRQ, from the coding sequence ATGAATACCAGTAGCACTCCAGAACAAAGCACGAACGAAAAAAACAGTTCGAACGAAAATAAGCGCATTGTTGTACTCGATACCGAAACCACAGGTATGAATACAGAAGGTGGTCCTCACTATATGGGCCACCGCATCGTTGAAATTGGTGCAGTAGAGATCATCAACCGTAGGTTGACCGGGCGTCATTTCCACGTGTACATCAAGCCCGATCGTGCGATTCAAGAAGAGGCGATTGGCGTTCATGGTATTACCGATGAATTCTTGATTGATAAGCCTGAATACCAAGATATACATAAAGAGTTTCTCGACTTTATCAAAGGTGCGGAGCTGGTGGCTCATAATGCGCCCTTCGATACGGGTTTTATGGACTATGAGTTTGAGAAGCTTAATCCAGCGATAGGTAAAACGGATGACTACTGCAAAGTCACCGATACCTTGGCAATGGCGAAGAAGATATTCCCAGGTAAAAGAAACAACCTAGATATCTTATGTGACCGTTACGGTATTGATAACTCGCACCGTACTCTCCACGGCGCATTGCTCGATGCGGAGATCCTAGCCGACGTCTACTTATTGATGACGGGTGGGCAAACTTCGCTACAATTTAACGCTGGCCAACAAGAAGGCGAAGCCGAAAGTATACGAAGAGTAGAAAGTGGTCGAAAATCCCTAAAGGTTTTACGAGCTACGGCCGATGAAGTAGAAGCGCATCAAAATCGTTTAGACCTCGTCGAGAAAAGCGGAAGCTGCCTTTGGCGTCAGTAG
- the glnB gene encoding nitrogen regulatory protein P-II, with translation MKKIEAIIKPFKLDDVREALAEVGITGMTVSEVKGFGRQKGHTELYRGAEYMVDFLPKVKLEIVVTDEVADQCVDTIIETAQTGKIGDGKIFITDVERVVRIRTGEEDEDAV, from the coding sequence ATGAAAAAGATTGAAGCGATTATCAAGCCATTTAAGCTTGATGATGTACGTGAAGCACTTGCAGAAGTTGGCATTACAGGTATGACTGTATCTGAAGTAAAAGGTTTCGGACGTCAGAAAGGTCATACTGAGCTATACCGTGGCGCAGAGTATATGGTCGACTTTTTGCCAAAAGTGAAATTAGAAATTGTCGTGACTGATGAAGTTGCGGATCAATGCGTAGATACCATTATCGAAACGGCTCAAACCGGTAAGATTGGTGACGGTAAGATCTTCATTACTGATGTTGAACGTGTGGTACGTATTCGTACTGGCGAAGAAGACGAAGACGCTGTATAA
- a CDS encoding class I SAM-dependent methyltransferase, whose protein sequence is MKPARSRKKFERPYTWAQLHNGDWLRESIQTRLDEWCPKLFGYHMLKLGGLSSEISSCTCNIQHQVNLDIQNPLHNVIADGYNLPFLEKSFDVVVLSHQLDYSNDPHRLLREVDRVMMDDGYIIITGFNPFSLTGLASLLPWRRNSLPWSGRMYTPSRVKDWLGVLNYEVIHCDTYALFPMSKYQAMWTWLENSLGGCASFAGSQYFIVARKRTYPLKPIKPHWHLKRRFSPVGASFRTNTRRTMDSAKASYPLNTEKAD, encoded by the coding sequence ATGAAGCCAGCGCGTAGCAGAAAGAAGTTTGAGCGTCCTTACACTTGGGCACAGTTGCACAATGGGGACTGGTTGAGAGAATCAATTCAAACTCGACTCGATGAGTGGTGTCCAAAGCTTTTTGGTTACCACATGCTCAAGCTCGGCGGCCTCAGTAGTGAGATTTCTAGCTGCACATGCAACATTCAACATCAAGTAAACCTAGATATCCAGAACCCATTACATAATGTGATAGCGGATGGCTATAATTTACCCTTTTTAGAGAAAAGTTTTGATGTTGTGGTGCTCAGTCATCAATTAGATTATAGCAATGACCCACATAGGTTATTGAGAGAAGTTGACCGAGTGATGATGGACGATGGCTATATTATCATCACAGGCTTTAATCCGTTTAGTCTTACTGGGCTTGCGAGTTTACTACCTTGGCGAAGAAACAGTTTACCTTGGAGTGGGCGCATGTATACGCCAAGTCGAGTTAAAGACTGGTTAGGTGTACTAAATTATGAAGTGATCCACTGTGATACCTACGCGCTGTTTCCGATGAGTAAATATCAGGCGATGTGGACGTGGTTAGAGAATAGCTTGGGCGGTTGTGCATCCTTTGCGGGAAGCCAATACTTTATTGTTGCTCGCAAGCGTACTTATCCGCTCAAACCGATTAAGCCTCATTGGCACCTTAAACGACGTTTTTCTCCTGTTGGAGCGAGCTTTAGAACCAATACGCGTCGTACAATGGATTCAGCCAAAGCTTCATACCCGCTAAATACAGAAAAAGCCGACTAG
- a CDS encoding TIGR03503 family protein yields the protein MLRVLATGYLLLLSFSLHAATESVMSLLDNRFRVDPSIEQVTFVIYRADNSKPVVLVRPDGKKYYSWRNADNVRWYEESSMDIVSIDKPMPGPWQAIGKVSPKNNIKLLSHLVLDANEFPNKLYQTEHIKFTARLTSDGKPLVLRDFLDRVKLKVTFTKFVENEESLVREARPVPVVMGEFADDGTGLDEKAGDGVFTVSLPIDIEPGKYRARITSGNGVFLRAQEQEVLVYPTPITTTFIQSRKEGLPHTIVVSGEQGMIAPSSLAVHVEHKAPDEFVMYRQGQAMVDAMKVSLEVPYAGELGIYNWSGMVYATDASSQRPLIFPITEQSYSVVEDIDLAESRRLQAEALEEQKRITAELMILQKREDDRQRSMVIIAVGNVIAILLGLLVWFVVRKVKVKKKAQPEMQLKAPK from the coding sequence ATGTTAAGGGTATTGGCTACCGGTTACTTATTGCTGTTAAGCTTTAGCTTACATGCAGCAACGGAATCCGTAATGAGTTTATTGGATAACCGTTTTCGCGTTGATCCCAGTATTGAACAAGTCACCTTTGTGATTTATCGAGCCGATAACTCTAAACCCGTCGTTTTGGTTCGCCCTGATGGCAAGAAATACTACTCTTGGCGCAATGCTGATAACGTCCGTTGGTACGAAGAATCATCTATGGACATTGTCTCTATTGATAAGCCAATGCCAGGCCCTTGGCAAGCGATAGGTAAAGTCTCACCTAAGAACAACATTAAACTATTGTCTCATTTGGTTTTGGATGCCAACGAATTTCCAAATAAGTTGTATCAAACCGAACACATCAAGTTCACCGCTCGTTTGACCTCAGATGGCAAACCTCTTGTTCTGCGTGATTTTCTGGATCGCGTGAAGCTCAAGGTGACGTTTACTAAGTTTGTCGAAAACGAAGAGTCTTTAGTGAGAGAGGCGCGCCCGGTCCCTGTTGTGATGGGAGAGTTTGCCGACGACGGTACAGGTTTAGACGAAAAAGCCGGAGATGGCGTATTCACAGTATCGTTACCTATTGATATTGAACCGGGCAAATACCGCGCGCGTATTACTTCTGGCAATGGCGTGTTTTTGCGAGCGCAAGAACAAGAAGTACTCGTGTATCCAACCCCCATTACCACTACTTTTATCCAGTCTCGCAAAGAGGGTTTACCTCATACTATCGTAGTGTCCGGCGAGCAAGGCATGATCGCGCCCAGCTCTTTGGCGGTTCATGTTGAGCACAAGGCTCCTGATGAGTTTGTTATGTACAGACAAGGCCAAGCTATGGTTGATGCAATGAAAGTGTCTCTAGAGGTACCTTACGCTGGTGAACTGGGTATTTATAACTGGTCGGGGATGGTTTATGCCACTGATGCTTCAAGCCAGCGTCCGCTGATTTTCCCAATTACTGAGCAATCGTACAGCGTTGTTGAAGATATCGATTTAGCGGAGTCACGACGCCTTCAAGCAGAAGCGCTTGAGGAGCAAAAGCGTATCACAGCAGAATTAATGATACTTCAGAAGCGAGAAGATGACAGGCAACGTAGTATGGTCATTATCGCGGTGGGCAATGTGATCGCGATTCTATTGGGTTTGTTGGTTTGGTTTGTGGTTCGAAAGGTGAAAGTGAAGAAAAAGGCTCAACCAGAAATGCAGTTAAAGGCACCTAAGTAA
- a CDS encoding endonuclease/exonuclease/phosphatase family protein: MFKKTIIVIAVLITLVVASFHLIFVIPQKPNLVTSSYSTSNDTYSCYQNSLPKSIDVSDGLSLIVWNIYKQNRNNWQNELNQLTEGSDLVLLQEARMTKELSQWVTSGQWGSTRVNAFEVFEQSAGVLSLATHLPIEACAYTHEEPWLQLPKSALWSRYQLSNGEELAVINIHAVNFTFGTEDYKAQLKSLTDNLQKYRGPVIFAGDFNSWSEARFAVLKEALEKVGLTEVVFDPDNRTQFMTGLVLDHVFYRGLEVEKAKAPITDASDHNPMRVTFKAR; this comes from the coding sequence ATGTTTAAGAAAACCATCATTGTTATCGCAGTTTTGATAACACTTGTTGTTGCTAGTTTTCATCTTATCTTCGTTATTCCTCAAAAACCTAATCTGGTTACTTCCTCTTATAGCACCAGTAACGATACCTATAGTTGCTATCAAAATTCACTACCTAAATCGATTGATGTTTCAGACGGATTGAGCCTAATTGTGTGGAATATCTACAAGCAAAACCGCAATAACTGGCAGAATGAACTGAATCAATTGACGGAGGGAAGTGATTTAGTGTTGTTACAAGAAGCACGTATGACTAAAGAGCTTAGTCAATGGGTGACAAGCGGACAGTGGGGAAGTACTCGTGTTAATGCGTTTGAAGTCTTTGAACAAAGTGCGGGTGTGCTTAGTCTAGCGACCCATTTACCGATCGAAGCTTGTGCATATACTCATGAAGAGCCTTGGCTTCAACTGCCTAAATCTGCACTTTGGTCTCGCTATCAGTTAAGTAATGGAGAAGAGCTTGCCGTCATTAATATCCATGCCGTGAACTTTACGTTTGGCACCGAAGATTATAAAGCTCAGCTTAAAAGCCTAACCGATAACCTGCAAAAATATCGCGGACCAGTCATTTTTGCTGGCGATTTTAACAGCTGGAGCGAAGCTCGCTTTGCGGTATTGAAAGAGGCGTTGGAAAAAGTTGGTCTGACCGAGGTTGTTTTTGACCCTGATAACCGAACTCAGTTTATGACAGGTTTGGTGCTTGACCACGTGTTCTATCGAGGGTTAGAGGTAGAAAAAGCAAAAGCGCCCATTACGGACGCTTCTGATCATAACCCAATGCGAGTGACCTTTAAGGCTAGATAG
- the gloB gene encoding hydroxyacylglutathione hydrolase — MLHIKSIPAFNDNYIWLIENSDRRCAVVDPGDAAPVLEYLAHHELTLDAILITHHHHDHIGGVPELVRQHPGVDVVGPKNEPIPTLTHPVDDGDQLELFGEVFLVLGLSGHTAGHIGYVGDAKLFCGDVLFSAGCGRIMEGTPQQMFDAPNKITALPQETEVYCAHEYTAANVAFALAVEPDNQHLQQYRDQVNRLRAQNKSTIPTNLRQEKFVNPFLRYTEPSVVKSVSNRTEQTDPLSVFTALRAWKNEF; from the coding sequence ATGTTACATATCAAAAGCATACCTGCATTTAACGATAATTACATCTGGCTGATTGAAAATAGCGATCGCCGTTGTGCTGTCGTCGACCCTGGTGATGCGGCTCCAGTATTAGAGTACTTGGCACATCATGAGCTAACTTTAGATGCAATCTTGATTACACACCACCACCATGATCACATTGGTGGCGTTCCAGAATTAGTAAGGCAACACCCTGGCGTTGATGTAGTGGGCCCAAAAAACGAACCGATCCCAACGTTGACTCACCCTGTCGACGATGGTGACCAGTTAGAGCTGTTTGGCGAAGTCTTTCTAGTACTTGGGCTCAGTGGACACACCGCAGGTCACATCGGTTATGTCGGTGATGCTAAGTTATTTTGTGGCGATGTATTGTTCTCAGCGGGTTGTGGTCGAATCATGGAAGGCACACCACAACAAATGTTTGACGCGCCGAATAAGATCACGGCACTTCCTCAAGAAACGGAAGTCTATTGTGCACACGAGTACACAGCAGCTAATGTCGCTTTCGCACTTGCCGTTGAACCTGATAACCAACATTTGCAGCAATATCGAGACCAAGTAAACCGACTGCGCGCTCAGAATAAGTCGACCATCCCCACAAATTTGAGACAAGAGAAGTTTGTGAACCCTTTCTTACGTTACACAGAGCCAAGTGTAGTTAAATCAGTATCTAATCGTACCGAGCAGACCGATCCTTTATCAGTCTTTACCGCTTTACGTGCGTGGAAGAACGAATTTTAA